From a single Nicotiana tabacum cultivar K326 chromosome 8, ASM71507v2, whole genome shotgun sequence genomic region:
- the LOC107799614 gene encoding glycerol-3-phosphate acyltransferase 1-like gives MKFKNSAFLFRKPSFKSSHQLPLYPNITTCNLHGRKSQTLVCDIHGTLLRSQSFFPYFMLVAFEGGSIFRAFFLLLSSPFLCVLNFELQLKVMIFITFCGLRLKNMDIVGRAVLPKFYLENLNLHVYEVINSAGAKMVFTSVPRVMVEGFLKEYLNVDSVIGTELHTIGNYFSGLVSNSGLLIKHRALKEFIGERKPDIGIGTSSFNDHLFISFCKEAYVVNKEDMKIGASSTIMPREKYPKPLIFHDGRLAFLPTPLATLSMFIWFPLGIFLAIFRISIGIFLPYKLALFLATLSGVKLSLNGTDPSRLENGKGVLYVCNHRTLLDPVFLSILLGKPLTAVTYSLSKMSEFISPIKTMRLTRDREQDRETMQKLLSEGDLVVCPEGTTCREPYLLRFSSLFAELTDEIVPVAVNTNVTMFYGNTASGFKCLDPIFFLMNPRPSCTIEILGKVPKELTCAGVKSRNKNKEQSGASSSRYAKGLGKGRTTRVYCTQSYPIFLQKTISTTQTRNLLITWQGGKSTHEVANYIQRQLADALGFECTKFTRRDKYLMLAGNKGLVMQNP, from the exons ATGAAATTCAAAAACTCTGCCTTTCTTTTCAGAAAACCATCTTTTAAATCATCTCATCAGCTTCCTTTGTACCCCAATATAACAACATGTAATTTacatggtagaaaatcacaaacatTAGTATGTGATATACATGGCACTTTGCTTAGATCACAATCTTTTTTCCCATATTTTATGTTAGTTGCATTTGAAGGTGGGAGCATTTTCAGAGCCTTTTTCTTGCTTTTGTCAAGTCCTTTTTTATgtgttttaaattttgaacttcAATTAAAAGTTATGATTTTCATTACATTTTGTGGATTAAGATTAAAGAACATGGATATTGTTGGAAGAGCTGTTTTGCCCAAATTTTATCTTGAAAATCTTAATCTTCATGTTTATGAGGTGATAAATTCAGCAGGGGCTAAGATGGTATTTACTAGTGTGCCTAGAGTAATGGTTGAAGGATTTCTTAAAGAGTATCTAAATGTTGATAGTGTTATTGGGACTGAGTTGCATACTATTGGGAATTACTTTAGTGGATTGGTATCCAATTCAGGGTTGCTTATAAAGCACAGAGCTTTAAAGGAATTCATTGGGGAAAGAAAACCAGATATTGGCATTGGAACTTCAAGTTTTAATGATCATCTCTTTATCTCCTTTTGCAAG GAAGCTTATGTGGTTAACAAAGAAGACATGAAAATTGGTGCAAGCTCAACAATAATGCCAAGGGAGAAATATCCAAAGCCTCTAATATTTCATGATGGAAGGCTAGCTTTCCTTCCTACACCTCTTGCAACTCTTTCAATGTTCATATGGTTTCCTCTTGGAATATTTCTAGCAATTTTTAGAATCTCCATTGGTATATTCTTGCCCTACAAATTGGCCCTATTTTTGGCCACTTTAAGTGGTGTGAAACTCAGTTTAAATGGCACAGATCCATCAAGATTAGAAAATGGGAAAGGTGTACTCTATGTTTGCAATCACAGGACACTTTTGGACCCTGTTTTTCTTAGTATATTATTGGGGAAACCTTTGACAGCAGTGACTTACAGCTTGAGCAAGATGTCAGAGTTTATTTCTCCTATAAAAACTATGAGATTGACAAGAGATAGAGAACAAGATAGAGAGACCATGCAGAAATTGCTAAGTGAAG GTGATTTAGTGGTTTGTCCAGAAGGAACCACATGCAGAGAACCATATCTATTGAGGTTCAGTTCCTTGTTTGCTGAGTTAACTGATGAGATTGTGCCAGTGGCTGTGAACACAAATGTGACAATGTTTTATGGAAATACTGCTAGTGGATTCAAGTGCTTGGACCCAATCTTTTTCTTAATGAATCCCAGGCCTAGTTGCACTATTGAGATACTTGGGAAGGTGCCTAAAGAGCTAACATGCGCTGGTGTGAAGTctagaaataaaaataaagagcAGTCTGGTGCATCAAGCTCCCGCTATGCGAAAGGTttggggaagggccggaccacaagggtctattgtacgcagtcttaccctatATTTCTGCAAAAGACTATTTCTACGACTCAAACCCGTAATCTCCTGATCACATGGCAAGGTGGGAAGTCTACACATGAGGTGGCTAATTACATACAGAGACAATTGGCTGATGCATTGGGTTTTGAGTGCACTAAGTTTACAAGAAGGGACAAGTATTTGATGCTAGCTGGAAATAAAGGCCTAGTTATGCAGAATCCTTAG
- the LOC142162882 gene encoding pentatricopeptide repeat-containing protein At2g42920, chloroplastic-like, translated as MPSYFCSYNPSPTSISKFISDQPYLYLLETKCKTITDLKKIHAQLIKTGLIKDKIASSRVLAFSAKFPTGDINYANMVFTQIDNPNLFIWNTMIRGFSESSTPQYAIHLFIEMLTTSDIQPQLLTYPSVFKAYTRLGLANSGTQLHGRIIKLGLEFDTFIRNTMLHMYASCGFLIEARKLFDEDEDEDVVAWNSLIIGIAKSGDIDESWRLFSKMETRNDVSWNSMISGFVRNGNWIEALNLFNAMQEEKIKPSEFTLVSLLNACGHLGALEQGNWIYNYVKRNNVKLNVIVVTAIIDMYCKCANVEMAWQVFESAPNKGLSSWNSMILGLGTNGFEDEAIQLFSRLQCSNLKPDSVSFIGVLTACNHSGLVDKAKYYFQLMKEEYGIAPPIKHYGCMVDILGRAGLLEEAEEIIRSMNIEPDAVIWGSLLSACRSHGNMALARWSAQHLLELDPNESSGYVLMANMYAANGHFEKAMDERISMKEKQIEKEPGCSSVEVNGEVHEFVSGRKLDSQFHDLYSLMH; from the coding sequence ATGCCATCATATTTTTGCTCATACAATCCATCACCAACTTCcatttcaaaattcatttcaGACCAACCATATCTTTACCTGCTAGAAACCAAATGTAAAACCATAACAGACCTAAAAAAAATTCATGCCCAACTCATAAAAACTGGTCTAATTAAGGACAAAATAGCATCTAGCCGTGTCCTAGCATTTTCGGCCAAGTTCCCTACTGGTGACATCAATTATGCAAACATGGTTTTCACTCAAATAGACAATCCAAATCTTTTTATTTGGAATACCATGATTAGAGGTTTCTCAGAGAGTTCAACTCCACAATATGCAATTCATCTCTTCATTGAAATGTTAACCACTTCAGATATTCAACCACAATTACTTACTTATCCATCAGTTTTTAAGGCCTATACTAGACTTGGTCTTGCCAACAGTGGAACTCAACTTCATGGGAGAATCATCAAACTAGGCCTAGAATTCGACACATTCATAAGGAATACTATGTTACATATGTATGCAAGTTGTGGATTTTTGATTGAAGCAAGGAAATTGTTCGACGAGGATGAGGACGAGGACGTTGTTGCTTGGAATTCTTTGATCATTGGAATAGCGAAATCTGGGGATATCGACGAATCTTGGAGGTTATTTAGTAAAATGGAAACTAGAAATGATGTATCTTGGAACAGTATGATAAGTGGTTTTGTTAGAAATGGTAACTGGATTGAAGCATTGAACCTTTTCAACGCAATGCAAGAGGAAAAAATTAAGCCTAGTGAATTCACACTTGTGAGCTTGTTGAATGCTTGTGGACACTTAGGAGCACTTGAACAAGGGAATTGGATTTATAATTATGTTAAAAGGAACAATGTTAAGTTGAATGTCATTGTTGTTACAGCAATTATAGACATGTATTGTAAGTGTGCAAACGTTGAAATGGCGTGGCAAGTTTTTGAGAGTGCTCCGAATAAAGGGTTATCATCTTGGAACTctatgattttgggcttaggaacTAATGGATTTGAGGATGAAGCGATTCAGCTATTCTCGAGGCTACAATGCTCGAATCTGAAGCCGGATTCTGTGAGTTTTATAGGTGTACTAACTGCATGCAATCACTCAGGATTAGTAGATAAAGCAAAATACTATTTCCAATTAATGAAAGAAGAATATGGTATCGCGCCACCAATTAAGCACTATGGTTGTATGGTCGATATTTTGGGCCGAGCAGGACTACTTGAAGAAGCAGAAGAGATTATAAGAAGTATGAATATAGAACCTGATGCTGTTATATGGGGTTCTTTGTTATCAGCTTGTAGGAGTCACGGAAACATGGCGTTGGCGAGATGGTCAGCTCAGCATTTGCTTGAGTTGGATCCAAATGAGAGCAGTGGTTATGTATTGATGGCGAATATGTATGCAGCCAATGGACACTTTGAAAAAGCTATGGACGAAAGAATTTCAATGAAGGAGAAACAGATAGAGAAAGAACCAGGATGTAGTTCAGTAGAAGTTAATGGAGAAGTTCATGAGTTTGTTTCTGGTAGGAAGTTAGATTCTCAGTTCCATGATTTATATTCTTTAATGCACTAG